A genome region from Penicillium psychrofluorescens genome assembly, chromosome: 3 includes the following:
- a CDS encoding uncharacterized protein (ID:PFLUO_005194-T1.cds;~source:funannotate), giving the protein MVSATGEARAVHLATEAVELVDAGHREAASRNLREALSIAPDHPDVKAAFLKIQHEEENGHPLLELCRRYTARKDETAGKEAAAYLRTDGLKPPENVALESLKLLLAQRPHALSEAQDEVISGLVRQNASVRQFFSTQLQVSVTTFFDEIYPRGDGAAVCLDTVVLDPSVWPAEDTRAHCESELFQLFLAKLMESGHDLDGRALKGITRLLAVDADRLQHLVDDESFEVILMSLDNRLPLELRSQATLATAKYLEVAKEPGEKLFSKLILSMVGKGRHDDFIVAFSAVTAVFPVAPAATANLCLSGEFMEALGPMASRETKSKKLETSFLEMLNAACISKPCREAISKQFSEWLSHTLTNGSDECSELAAVILAKLRASETDQSAGANGQAQVEGDEVFELIQRFKGLMSDPKAEKVSHAVEGLAYSSVKPSTKQQLGEDPTFLRDLVTVIKKRAGDSSVLYGGLMVVLNLTTFLPNLSEEQKKMSQLKDYADASTGKARAAPDIRDQDEAVIARCCALIDAGIMTLLVECGKITLPSIQDLTSKIMLALARNQKSRGTLAQQGAVKLLLSLAIPKQGSSGPIVNETTQTASHALARILISVDPSHVFPTSGFPQITTAVRPLLALLSSPETPSFSADQPRDLLPVFESLLALTNLASSPDESAAELIVRQGWSAVEDLLLSGNARVQRAACELVCNLMTCESGVVQFADGSKRAAQRLHILLALTDADDVPTRLAAGGALAMLTEYDAAIAAVLDRPRGVDLLLGLCQEDDDGLVHRGTACLRNLTCAASGDIGARAKAAVRAAGGIEILTACLKKTSNPAVLQAGVEALKPLVEQ; this is encoded by the exons ATGGTCTCAGCAACGGGCGAAGCGCGCGCTGTTCACCTGGCTACGGAGGCCGTCGAGCTGGTCGACGCCGGCCATCGCGAG GCTGCGTCGCGAAATCTACGAGAAGCTCTATCCATCGCCCCCGACCATCCCGACGTGAAGGCGGCGTTTCTGAAAATCCAAcatgaggaagaaaatggCCACCCGCTCCTAGAGCTCTGTCGGCGGTACACGGCGCGTAAGGATGAGACCGCCGGTAAAGAGGCAGCTGCCTACCTTCGCACGGACGGCCTGAAGCCACCCGAGAACGTCGCGTTGGAATCCCTGAAGCTTCTGCTCGCTCAGCGGCCTCATGCCTTGTCGGAGGCCCAGGACGAGGTCATCTCCGGACTGGTGCGGCAGAACGCCAGCGTCCGGCAGTTCTTTTCGACGCAACTGCAGGTGTCGGTGACGACTTTCTTTGACGAGATCTACCCCCGAGGCGACGGCGCGGCGGTATGCCTGGACACGGTGGTGCTGGATCCCAGTGTGTGGCCCGCCGAGGATACGCGGGCGCACTGCGAGAGCGAACTGTTCCAGCTATTCTTGGCGAAACTCATGGAATCGGGCCACGACCTGGATGGTCGCGCCCTGAAGGGTATTACGAGACTACTTGCTGTCGACGCCGATCGCCTGCAGCACCTGGTTGACGATGAGAGTTTCGAGGTGATCCTAATGTCATTGGATAATCGACTGCCTCTCGAATTGCGCAGTCAGGCCACACTGGCGACCGCCAAGTACCTCGAGGTAGCCAAGGAGCCAGGAGAGAAGCTTTTCTCCAAGCTGATTCTGTCTATGGTTGGCAAAGGTCGTCACGATGATTTTATTGTGGCCTTTTCTGCTGTCACTGCTGTCTTCCCTGTGGCCCCCGCGGCGACGGCCAACCTCTGCTTGTCGGGAGAATTCATGGAGGCTCTTGGTCCCATGGCATCGCGAGAGACCAAGAGCAAGAAACTCGAAACTTCTTTTTTGGAAATGCTGAATGCTGCGTGCATCAGTAAGCCATGCCGCGAAGCCATTTCCAAGCAATTCTCCGAGTGGCTGTCCCACACCTTGACAAATGGCAGCGACGAATGCTCGGAGCTGGCGGCCGTGATCCTGGCAAAGCTCCGGGCTTCTGAGACGGATCAATCTGCCGGCGCAAACGGCCAGGCGCAAGTggaaggcgacgaggttTTTGAACTGATTCAACGGTTCAAGGGGCTAATGTCCGATCCGAAGGCTGAAAAGGTCTCCCATGCCGTTGAGGGACTTGCCTATTCCTCGGTGAAGCCCTCCACCAAGCAGCAACTCGGTGAAGACCCGACATTCCTGCGCGACCTTGTCACCGTGATCAAGAAGCGCGCCGGCGACTCCTCCGTTCTCTACGGCGGCCTGATGGTCGTCCTGAACCTTACCACGTTCCTTCCCAATCTCTCAGAGgagcaaaagaaaatgtCTCAGCTCAAGGACTACGCCGATGCTTCTACTGGGAAAGCTAGGGCGGCTCCGGATATTCGAGACCAGGACGAAGCCGTGATCGCTCGGTGTTGCGCCCTCATTGATGCGGGCATCATGACGTTGCTGGTTGAGTGTGGAAAAATCACACTGCCTTCGATTCAGGACCTCACGAGTAAGATTATGTTGGCCCTTGCCCGGAACCAAAAGTCCCGAGGCACCCTCGCCCAGCAGGGTGCGgtgaagctgctgctcagtCTCGCCATTCCGAAACAGGGGAGCTCCGGCCCCATCGTCAACGAGACGACCCAGACTGCGTCCCATGCACTGGCTCGGATTCTCATCTCGGTCGACCCTTCACATGTGTTCCCGACTTCCGGCTTCCCCCAGATCACCACGGCCGTCCGCCCCTTACTTGCCCTCCTCTCGTCACCCGAAACCCCTTCGTTCTCGGCCGATCAGCCTCGTGACCTGCTCCCGGTCTTTGAAAGTCTACTGGCCCTGACCAACCTCGCATCTTCTCCGGACGAGTCTGCGGCAGAGCTGATTGTTCGGCAAGGCTGGTCCGCCGTCGAAGATCTGCTTCTCTCCGGCAACGCCCGCGTCCAACGTGCGGCATGCGAGCTCGTCTGCAACCTGATGACCTGCGAGTCCGGGGTTGTCCAGTTTGCCGATGGCTCCAAGCGCGCAGCGCAGCGTCTGCATATCTTACTGGCCTTGACGGACGCAGACGATGTGCCTACCCGGCTGGCGGCTGGCGGAGCCCTGGCTATGCTCACGGAGTACGACGCGGCCATCGCGGCGGTGTTGGACCGACCACGCGGTGtcgacctgctgctgggattgtgtcaagaagacgacgacggTCTGGTGCACCGTGGCACCGCCTGTCTGCGCAACCTGACCTGCGCGGCATCCGGTGACATCGGAGCGCGAGCCAAGGCGGCCGTCCGAGCGGCGGGAGGCATCGAGATCCTGACCGCGTGTCTCAAGAAGACGTCCAACCCGGCGGTGCTACAGGCGGGCGTAGAGGCTCTGAAGCCACTCGTGGAGCAGTGA
- a CDS encoding uncharacterized protein (ID:PFLUO_005195-T1.cds;~source:funannotate): MNSVDASEHYEQAATDLAPALLTVIIDTNPHAWAQLEDSLSLSKAIANILVFINAHLACNYANEVAVVASHSQKATWLYPVHQDKDTTTSSDQDGDISMNGASAAAAAAAAQQTNKYRPFRMVEEQVNRNLRELMNSTTDNDLRLTTSTMLAGALTLALSHINRRTIAWAEAHGGADLEDTAANGAGGGSGGPGTARYSAEDDERLQSRILVVSVSGSSDSAHQYIPMMNSIFACQRLHIPIDVCKLSGDAVFLQQACDATKGIYMCLDNPGGLLQYLMMAFLPDQRSRRHLVLPTNVNVDFRAACFCHRRVVRTGYVCSICLSIFCEPPPGTVCLTCGTQLELGDYGAKPALLPRKKKKKKRVNGSAAGTPMSTPTPGP; this comes from the exons ATGAATTCCGTCGATGCATCCGAGCACTACGAGCAAGCAGCCACCG ACCTCGCCCCGGCCCTTCTgaccgtcatcatcgacacGAATCCTCACGCCTGGGCCCAGCTCGAAgactccctctccctctccaagGCTATTGCCaacatcctcgtcttcatcaacgcCCACCTCGCCTGCAACTATGCCAACGAAGTCGCCGTTGTAGCATCACACAGCCAAAAGGCCACATGGCTGTATCCTGTCCACCAAGACAAGGACACAACCACCTCCTCCGATCAAGATGGAGACATCAGCATGAACGGCGCgagcgccgccgccgccgccgccgccgcacaaCAAACCAACAAATACCGTCCATTCCgcatggtcgaggagcaggtgaATCGCAACCTGCGGGAGCTGATGAACTCCACGACGGACAATGACCTCCGCCTCACAACATCGACGATGCTCGCCGGAGCGCTAACGCTCGCCCTGAGCCACATCAACCGGCGCACGATCGCCTGGGCCGAAGCGCacggcggcgccgatctTGAGGACACCGCAGCAAACGGTGCGGGAGGCGGCAGCGGAGGACCAGGAACAGCGCGATACTctgccgaagacgacgagagACTGCAAAGCCGTATCCTGGTCGTCAGCGTCAGCGGATCCAGTGACTCAGCGCACCAGTACATCCCCATGATGAACAGCATCTTTGCATGCCAGCGCCTGCACATCCCCATCGACGTGTGCAAGCTCAGCGGCGACGCCGTCTTCCTGCAGCAGGCCTGCGACGCGACCAAGGGCATCTACATGTGTCTCGACAATCCCGGCGGTCTGCTCCAGTACCTGATGATGGCCTTCCTGCCGGACCAGCGCTCGCGCCGCCACTTGGTGCTTCCGACCAATGTGAATGTGGATTTCCGCGCCGCCTGCTTCTGTCACCGCAGGGTCGTCCGCACCGGGTACGTCTGCTCGATCTGCCTGAGTATCTTCTGTGAACCGCCGCCGGGCACCGTGTGTCTGACCTGCGGGACGCAATTGGAGCTGGGCGATTATGGTGCCAAGCCTGCGCTGCtgccgcggaagaagaagaaaaagaagcgcgTTAACGGTTCGGCGGCGGGCACGCCAATGTCTACGCCTACACCCGGTCCTTGA